The Aedes albopictus strain Foshan chromosome 2, AalbF5, whole genome shotgun sequence region tgtatttttcatggcgcgtgtactcagtacacgacacgaccgctcccgggttaataatgagtttctgtctgtctgtattaTCCTTATAGACTCGGAAATATCTAAAACGATTGGCGTGAACATTTgcatgccagtttttttttttttgagccggGGAAGATTCTAAACAACTTGACAAATTAACTGGCAAAAGAGGCCCCAATACACATAACGGGGGACTTCTCTATGGAGCTGTGTATCAAAAAGCCGCACAGCCGATTTACTATAATTTTTGGCTTTTCAATATATCAGGTTTTAAtgtatttttatttacatttaaaaataaaataaacttacatttttgaaaatactaTGATGACTTAATTGTAGGTCCTTACTGACGTAACAATGatccgacaaaatggtcactaagGTTTTATGTTACACTAGACGCATCACGATAGCGCAGTGTTCGTCCAGAAAGCCTGGGTCATAATcccaacatcccactagggtTAAATTTAGGGCTTTTTCCTAATTTCTCAATACTTCATCTGATTTTTGAATTCAGAAAAGTAATAATTCTTCCACATCATCATAGTTGCTTGCATTATTCATTTAAAACGAAAttagacgctgtccataaactacgtagacttgatTTTGGCAACCTTagaccctcccccctcccccctcgtagacttttgttcacacaaaattttcgaaatttgtaaggaccgtagacttccACCAGACTTCCCCGTCCCCctcaaagtctacgtagtttatgaacaggcccttaaacattttagggacaattttattcatagtaatacttgagtctacatgtagagtatatggcctattgagaacttgtttggtgccaaaggggtgtaagtcaacagtttggtggtaaaggggtgtaagtgacactaacccaaaaaatcaaattttcatatCTGCAAAAAAACAGCGTATATAATGTCTGTTTCCATCTCAGATGGTGGAGTTACTTGATAGTAGAGTGTTCGGAACAAATCCaatttttttcgaatattgttgattttttttataagatgtcaaagttttCGTTCAATATCTCAAAATCaagttttggtcacttacacccctctgcttctgaccccctcaatttcttccagatattcctcaagattttcagggatttttccaggagctctgCATATAGACCTTCAGGATtttgtccatggattcctctagggatttttaaagaaatcttctatgaattacaGTTATTTTGGTAgttattcagaaacttctttcaaaCTTCTGGAATATCAGAAATAGCGCATAGGCTGCTTCTGGtttagaatatttttaaatataacTCGGAAAGGGAATAAAAATGGAGCCAATTCGGGCAGTATGAgtcaaatcaaactcgttgaTCTGAAATGGGAATTGTTATTTGTGATGTTAAGTGTATTTTTATTTATCGCTTAATTTTATGGTTCAAGCTGCCTACACCCCTTCAAATTCACCTACCGTTTACTACTCAGCTAActttttggtctgtataatttttgTTATAGATTACTATATAAGAATCTATTTAATCGTATTACCTGCACAAAGCTGCACTACATACTTCTGGCGATATTTCACGATGTCTTATAAACAATATTACAATGCCCCAAACAATCGATCGAAAGAAAGAAAATACGACTTCCTATGACTAGTAATACGACGTCCAAAatatgaacgaaaaaaaaaatgtaaaccccTAGTCTCGAACACGGAACTTCGAGATTGTGAGTCTAGACTAGACTCATACCACTGTACTAATCGATCAGTCGTGAATAAAGCTTAAATTTTGACCAATATAAACTTGAGCTTTCTAACCTACACGTGAAACTTGCCTTTGATTTCCTACATGAACgttgttgttttgtttacaacagaaaTCCCACATCGAGTATACCGCCTTTGCGTTGtcggtggtatgaactaccacctaccttgataccttgttggctacaaagtaactttactccaatgccgagcgtatagtagagcaccatcttcgtcggtcttgggcgatgttcctccagtttccccgaacgtgtagggatcgtagatcttcttcaaccgcgtgcagccagcgagttcgcggccgcccacgaagtcgcctacctctaccgggttctctgctgaatattgttttcgctattctttcttccgacattcgcactacgtgtccagcccactgaagtctgccgtattttatacgtttcacaatattcgcatcttcgtacacttggtacaactcgtgattcatgcgtctgcgccacactccattttcttgtttcccaccgagaattgtccgcagcactttgcgctcaaaaactccaaaagcttttcggtctacctcctttaacgtccacgcttcgtgtcTACGgtcaaccggaagaatcagcgtcttatacagagcgaatttggtttgcgtttgcaagttacgggacctaagctggctacgcaatccgtaaaaggccctattcgcagctgcaatacgccttttcacttcacgggaaacgtcattgtcacatgtcacaagtgttccaagataaacaaattcttcaacaacttcaaacacttccccatcaatcactacctcagcactaacaccactaggcctgcttctgtctctacccgctatcatgtacttcgtcttggtagagttaatcgtcaaacctatcctcgctgtctctctcttcagaggagcataagtttcctccactgccctacgatcgatgtcgatgagatcaatatcgtccgcaaaaccgaggagcatgtgcgaccgtgtgatggtgtgatgatagagccattcctctgcacgcctgacctcctaatcgctccttcgagtgcaatgttgaacaataaatttgaatgaGCATCCCCCTGCCTCAATCCAtctaaggtcacaaacgacgtagacacttcgtccgcgatccgaatacttgattttgatccatccagcgttgcgcgtatcagcctaattagtttcgccggaaaaccatgttctgacattatctgccaaagctcatttcttttcactgaatcgtacgctgctttaaaattaaTGAACATGGTGGGTGGTGGTGGGGGATGGtgggtctgcaagttatattcccgaaatttatctaggatcatccgcagggtaaacatttgatccgtctttgatcggccctcacgacaaccagcctggtattcgccgacgaaggactcctcaagaggtcgcagtctgttgaacaggacacgcgacagtatcttatacgccgaatttaaaagggtaatccctctgtaattggcacactccagtctgtgccctttcttgtagattgggcatatgaggccatccaaccaactagtgggcaattcttcatcctcccaaatctttataataatctgatggattgattgatgtagctgctcacttccgtgctccttcgctgctaccattcaacaaatcttcgaagtgctccttccacctggctgccaccattgttttgtctgtcagcaaatttccttcccggacATTGCACatagcgggcactggcgcagtcttgtgccgcgcgccattgacagttgcataaaatccccgcatatcgttcctgtccatactttcctgcgcttcagcaataacactcttttcgtgttgccgttttttcctgcggtggattcgtttctcttctgctcttgcaaccctgtaccgctctctgttctgccgggtaccggccactagcattcgacttctggcggcattcttttcgttcgtcgctcgttggcagtcctcgtcaaaccaaccattacgttggcgtcgctgagcggtaccaatcacctcttgcgctgttgttgtcactgcttcgtggatacttccccataagctgttggcatctccagatccgttggtctctcctatcctctcgtctagcttctgatggtactgtgcagcaaccccttcggctgacaagcgctggatattgaaacgcatcgtcctgttgtttcttgaactcgtgacgctggataatcgcgcccgaattttagcggctacaagataatgatccgagtcgatgttcgggcctctgtaggacctcacatctatgacgtccgagaaatgtcgcccgtcgaccagcacgtggtctacctgggagcaagtgtcaccactcgggtgtcgccaggtgtgttttcggatattcttacgtgcgaagtaggtactgctgattgccatccctccctggtatgaactaccaaccgagtcgaaaaatatcgattttagcgttacgtaataaatggatgctgccttatagcTCATTAGACACTCAAGACATACGGAATTTAACTTTTTTGACGCTACCTATACGACATGTCACGAACCTGAGTCTATGGCTATTTTCAGATAGTTCCAAGTTTGTGAGAATCTTTTGTCGAAAACGGCAtcattcaggattctgacaatTTATACACTGGCGCCACTTATAGTGAAGGAATCTTGAACCCAGGTCGCCGTTGCCAGATAGTTCTAAGTTTGCTGAACATTTAATCAAAATCCGTCgacaaacaaaaaagttatgaccatttttgtgcttttcggaAAGTGAAAAATGTATGTTGGCTGGAAGATGGCCAATCTCTATAAATAATTCTTTTATTTCTGCGAAATTTAAGACGTTTTGTTTCAAGCACTGAATAAAAATCCATGTGTTTGTCTAGAATTACCTTCTGAACATCCATTTAGTgtctttctggaattccaggaAACCTTCCttaaatttttcggaaattcctattaggggtcgtccataaatgacgcagCATTATAGAAGAGGGGCTTGGATTATGCTACGAGAAAAGAATTAGGAATGGGAAAATAGACTACGAGGGAGAGGGGGTGTTGtagaaaaaatgctacgtcatttatggacggcctcTTATTTCGATTTGCCGGAAACTCCAATTATTTTGAAATGTCATGAAATTTCTACTATATGTTTTCCCATAAAATCTTATGAGAATTCCCTTCACTCGCAGCCTCGTTAGTCAAACAATAAATTCTCGAGAAGATTTACTAAATAgtactttcaaaaattttctacaaaCTGGCTAATTATTTTACAaataactttttcgaaaatttcattcaatttgccTAAAAATAAAGGTAGAAAATTTGCCATAATTGATTTAGAAAGCTTACCCAGAAATTTACTAGAAATTTTACTGATTTTTGCAAGGGTTTTGTCAATAATTTTTGGAACCCATGATATCAACTGATAACTAACTTATGAGCTTCCATTGTTATTtctgaacaataaaaaaaaaaaggctccagaaattgctcaagataTTCAATACGAAAAGCAGCCATAATTAAGAAACAATGTTAGAAGTTTTGACTAGCTTCCTTCAacgttttttgatgatttttttttgaaaatactagTGTTGGAGTTCTTGGAAGACTCCCTGAAGATATGCCTAGATAAGTTATTAGAGCAAAATGTGACGATGTTTTTCTGACGAGAATATTTACCAACATAAAACATTCCAAatttctaaacggtgcatctgtAACTCATGTGGGTTGCGACTTCCGGAGCAACATCGGTGGTGAGAAAAATGGTTAGAGGAGGCATACAATTCTTCTTCGGTGCGCTATCAAATGGCAGCAAACATTATGAAGAACAAACATTTTCATGTCTATGCATGCGTCATATGTATTCATGGAATTTGAAATGAGTCTTGTTTCTGGCGTTCGTTGCTGCTCGTTATAACTAATCGCAACCAGATGCAACTCACAGAAAGAGGAATAAGAGTTTTCACGCTCAGCGAGACGAGAAAGTTTTGTGATACGCACTTGTTACGAGTATGACAACAGGGAATATTCGGAAAATTGCAGTATGCCTGGATGATTGTGAACATTGGGTATTTCTTTCTCTGTTAATAACTTTCCGGTAAACTTTAGATTCCAGTAAACAAACAGAgtttcttaacctttcaggacgtgtGCCTGTTTGGCCCCAAAATTGCACCGCACTTTAGCTGtaaacgacgagcgaggttttttgaacGTTTTGAACTTTTCgcaatggcgcgcgtcctgaagggttgatGGAAATGACTGCAAAATTTAtaggacaaaaaaaaaacagttttttcgtGCCTGCCTGGCTAAAATGGTTAGCAATACAGCTCTGGCTTTCGTGAAAGTGCTCGTATGTAGAAGccgagaagcaaaaaaaaaaagataaccgTGAGTAAAAGACACTCTTTCTGTTTGGTGATAAGACAACTTGCAAGTCTTCCATTGAATCGAGAGCGTAAACATCAATGTGACTCATAACTGGAACATGACATTGTAAACCGGTTCCACACCGGACATTCGGGATCATTCTCGTTAGCTTCAGAAGCTACCAAATAGAACATTATGATCGCATGCGACGTTGCATGTGCCACAGGGCCAGCCCACTACTGGTTGGCTAGTTTACGATTTTAACCTCTTAATCTTTCCGAGGCAAATCCACATGCATTGATAACGAACTCAATAAAGTCTTTATATAAACGAAAACTCGACACTTGTACGAACATTTATTAACAATTAACCGAAGAGTCAGAAGTGATTGGTATGTTCAACGAGTTCAAAATGAACTTCAAACAAATTCTGCTAGTGAGTTGTCTTTTGGCTGTGGTTTCGGCTCGTTGCAATCATTGCGAGAGATATAGTAGTAAAAGCAGTTATCGACAGAGACACGTTCATCATTGGCACCATCACGATCCTTTCGTTCACTTCGAAGTTCAGGAGCCGAAAGGTTTAACGGTGTCCATAGTGCGACGATCTCCCAATACCACATTATTCGGAATAGAGTTGTATGTCAACCGTAGTCCTAAGCAATCAAACGAAAATCACTGCGATGTTTGCCAAAATACCACGTCAATCACATTCGGAAAGTTCATCATTAATGATGAGGAGGTACTGATCAAGAAGGGAGATGTACTGTATTACCATGTGCTACTAGGGATTAGCACCAACGTTACTcgtctacatctacaaaaaatgaCGGTTACTGGTAAGACGCATTCGAAAGAACAACTATGAGTATTAGTTAAATAAACTTTACTATTTACTTTTTGGTTTCAGCCTCAACCATCAATCGATGCAACTGTAAAGCAAAATCAATTCCTCAAGTTCAACCCAAAACTAATCCTGGTTCGTCTGATCGTCGTCCAGCAGTTGGAGTAAGACCAACAGCTGCAGATTCGCAGACTTCGAAATATCCTTTCATTGTAGCCGATGATCAGCTGAATGAAGTAAGCTCTGAGGAACAGTCTCCATTCGGGTGCGATGTAGACCCAGTCACTCACCAGTGCCGCATTGAGACGAAAAACGATAAACATCACACTAGTCACGATCTTGAACGAgaggtggaaatcctggaagcaatcgtTGAGCAAATGAGAAAGATAATTTGTGCATCACGTAACACCACTAACATGATTCGTTTGGAAAGTGCAAGTTTGTCAACCAAAAATATGGACCAGCAGAAGAGTGTTATTCGATCAGCGTTTTCGGTCAACCCGGAAATGAAGGATATGATTAGCCACATAAGGCGTGTCCTGCCGGATGGACGATCTTCAAACGCGGTTCATTTAGATATGTACAGTTATGTAGACAAACAAAAAGTATTGTATCATGCGCGGATGAACAACCTCAACCACATAAGTGATTATGATTCGCGGCAGCTTGAGTAATCGATTGGTAGGATTCGAGCTCAACCATAGGATCATATTGCTGACAATATGGGTCGTGAAACAATAAAATAAATCACATTTAATGtgtttgacgattttttttttcttttttcttttttttttgtattttttatgcaGATTTTTGCTCTACAAGTCGGGTTCGATTATACtgtataatcgatcgcgttcgctattgtctcgcgtgaaaatcaaaacaatagatgcgcgggtgtttagtgttcagtattgtgttgttctttgtaaagaagaacattaatcaagataattagatgatcggcattaaACTACAAATACCAcccaacaattggtgagatctttccaatattatttatttataaataattctacttaagtatatatttgctatataactgcatataagttgaaaattcgctattttaaacatcctttcatctattggaagctgcttcagttctgggctctttctaagttgacgaagggatttataaatgcttgcaaggacttggccaggtgtgtggagctgagtgaatctatgacattgtagatagtagcgacatcagcaatgtcaatggatatattcaactttgcaactccatccaagatttgtgcaagtattcatgctatgctatgctatgctatgctatgctacaaGTCGGGTTCGATTATACTGCGCGACAACCTCTATTGGATTTAGAGTCCGTTGTCCAgatttgtttatgattttttccagagctGCATATAAAAGATTCTATcacattttttccagggattttctcgAAGTACGcagggaattcatccaaggactgCATCGGCGATTTATACTGTTCATTCCTATAAGCGATTCTTCTATGAAACTTTTAAGAAATCTTATGCAGATTATCTACTTCAGGAACACCTGCAGAGGTATTTTGAGGTTATTCAAGgggttccttttgaaattacACCTAGCATATTTTTGGGTTTACTTCTCGTAAGATTCTCTTGGAGGTCGTTAAGATTCAAGCAAAACTTactcctgaaatcccttcaagAAATCCACCAAGAGGTCCAAGTCACGAGAAACTGAATCAGTCAACTCTTCATAGATTGCTTTGGCATTTTGTTCTGGGATACCATGAGAAATATCACGAGATGTTCTCTGTGTAATCTTTTGAATTCCCTTTCAGAACTACCTTTAGGTTTCTTCAAGGTAATCTCGTGAATTCATCGTGGTTATCTCTTGTAATACGACAAGAAATGCTTGTTTGCATACAAACATTGTTTATTAATGCACGTTCAGGAGAGTCTTTTGTGGTTTTTAACTAGATGTACTTTTTCAAATCCTTATGTTGTCTTCAGAGCACGCTGAAGATACCAACTCGATTTGACGCAATCGCAAACTTTTATCTACATTTTCACACTTATGAAGAAGACTAAGTGAGTAGTCCAGTCgtgctccatatattccttccagaaccccactggagattgctccaataattccatctggaattattcgaagtatttctgcaagcacttcgtcagttgctcttcccccccgagagcggctggcacttgaccctcttctgagctctcatagctcaaacggacccggataattggatatcggcgaacggcaacccataatggacgacccccaatcggactggaaaaggaacaacagccacacatcatttcatcatcgtgctcatcattctactaaggacagggtagaaaagtgaaagcaggcaaaccagttcgatatagtagaataagaatataatagaatacatttaggcgctgtacaaagtgtaagtgcagccgccaattggaatcgctcacgtagtgtcctagtggacaaaagagctgtaaaataggttaagtggttaagaatgaaaaaaaaaaaaataaaaattttgtacaaaaaatcctttaggagtccatGCAATTGCACCTTCAATAATATCGTCTAGAAATTACTGCACATATGGATTTCTTATGATtttttatccatggattccttcagaaattcttccaggaatttgataAGAATACTCTTCTGTGATTCCCTAAGGATTTGCTCAagggattgtttccgggattcttcatagcgtttcttcagaaattcctcctagaattcctccagtgattctcgcgggaattctttctatgattaTATCTGGAACAACTtacggaattattttaaaaatgcctctaagcactcttcttgggattctttcaggaatgcatcctggaattctttcagaaactcctctaagctccagaactttttagaaattcctttcctcatggaattgctttCGATAtacttccagtggtttcttcagcaacttctccagggatttttcaggaactgctagagggattcctccaagagttcctttacgtaaggtacaccgaggcaagttgaaacagtggggtaagatgaaacagcgggtaaacattagacctgttcactttgaaactttttttctccgattctccgtgacacatcaaattatcaatccacatgcaaaaacaagtcttcagtccaaaatttagccaaattgataaaggtttagaggtgtatcaaatcgattttgtgttttttcaacCGTTTTcgcagaaatttactcataaatccagaaaattgctccgaaagggtgccgaaaataccgttaggatatagttagtacaatactctacaactttgccgaagatactacgttgtttaaattgcttatttcgaagttattcaataattttagttgaaaattcacgaaaaaacacgatatttttacgattttacatataaaagtcatgtaattttacattattttacgtgactaaattaattagctatttctcctttgtgtaacgaacatttcgtccatacatcgtttttgtgtaggaattcgttttcaatgactaattatcaaaagtatgtcacgttggtactaaaaatcgcgtagagctGCCagtacgaattaaaacaaagttacccatgattaagacgtcatgccatcgtattctaatgtcttttgatttaagtatcagaaatggtgcagatgataaggctcgagcctgcggatcagaaggtcccaggttcaagttcAAAtatataataaactttttttttcttcctttgtagcagttaggattatgaatctgccatgacttacaacgcaatctcccaaataatgatgatcgggacctgccaattaagcccattccaggactagctagatatttagtttatgtacttgttgacaagaaatcgtgtcgacgagatcagctggacgaaatattggacatctgtttgataccgattaatttagctaaaacaattcaatacgatgatggaactgcttctggatgcaaactttatcatacaactgtggagaatacttgcatctatctagccacaagcaacacaaatacacgataaagggaaacttcattcttactatgcactctacggtttcgaaacaaggctatgatgccaaattgcaatgagatgcagtgcgtagtctcattaacttatagctggatcgagacgcaaaaaatcctataccagggctcgaaccttgaatcttcgaatcggcagtctcatgctcaaccatctacaccaaattgaaactgatgcagatgcgacaaagaaatgtaatgacgttttaataaTGGGTAACtatgtttaattttgtgctggcaactctatgtgatttttagtatcaacgtgacatacttttgataattagtcaatgaaaacgaattcccacactaaaatgatgtatggacgaaatgttcgtaacacataggagcaatagctaattaaattagtcacgtaaaacaatgtaaatttacatgacttttacatgaaaaaccgtaaaaatattgcattttttcgcgatttcttaacgaaaattgttgaataacttttaaataagtaatttaaacaccgtagtgtcttcggcaaagttgtagagtattgttccagctatattttaacggtgttttcggtaccttttcggtgcaattttctggatattggagtacatttttgtgaaaatgctcgaaaaaacacaaaatcgatttgatacacctctaaacctttatcaatttggctcatttttggactgaagacttgtttttgcatgtggattgataatttgatgtgacacgggtaggtaaaaaaaaagtgaacaggtctagtaaacATGATGCTTttaaatgatgataaacaatttgattgccataacacatagtttttgattcaaacaatcttttaacgaaggatacatttccaaattttattgaaatctatttcaaatcttcgcatttcatcttgccccacccgtttcaacttgccccggttaTTCTTTTTatgactccttcaggatttcttcaagaatttcagcgattccttcaataacactaagaattctccagaaactccttctggaattccgtcagaaattgaaccttggattttttcctgggattcgttcgggaattctttcaggaattgttccagaatttctctcagggaatcgtctaaaaaatcctacagggattcgtccaggaattcttcgaggagttccttcagggattcctttaaagattgttgcagagatttctccatgaattcttccgatgattcctccagtaattcagttattccatgattccaccaaaaattccttctggaattccttccgcaattcctctagaaattcctctaggaattccttcaggaatcctaggAATCTcctaggaacttcttcagagatttctccaggcattcctctagagttcatccagaatttcatccagagattcctccaggaattattccagagatattTTCTCGGAAGTaccccaaaaattcctcttgggatttctcctggaattcatcctggaattccgccaggaagttgtccagaatttcctccaggcattcctcctaaagttctttcataaattgcttcatggattttttcaagaattccgcagggattctttcaaggattttctcaaaaattttgctAAGGAAAGTAaaggtttcttcagtaatttctccagggattcctcgcagaattgctccagggaatccATGAAttaatccaaggatttcttccagagttttgctcaagaaaatttgtgcagtaagtcctccaggaattttcccagggatatttccagggtttcttccaggtattcctgcaggaattccttcagtaattcctttaggaatttctccacgatttctccagaaatttatccagggaatacTCGAGGCATTTGTCCAGGAGTGTCTCAAAGgatgtctgcaggaattcttccagagattcctctaggaattgcttcagagatttttccaggaattcctccaaggatttctccaagaatttctccaggaattcgtccaaaaattcctccaaggatgcctccaaaaatttttctaggaatttctttcgggatttttcaagcgatatcttcagatatttctccaagcaaTATTTGCtctagcattccttcagaaatttatccaggaatttcttcagatatactttcagaaattcctctggagatttctccagaaattcctacagaaattcctctctggatcttttcaaaaaattattcggtcagaagattcagaaatgcattcattatttttccaagattttttccagaattacctAACCATTTTTTGAGTTACTTCaaagatttttagaggaatttctccagcgatttgtattggaatattttaagataattttagagtcTTTGAAACTGATATGAACcagccagcctcgggctgaaaatctcataaataaagacattaacaaataacacagcgcaacatttttttgtctcaagagcaaacttatgtgtttctgacagattttgggccactgaatctgaatccgggctcagatttgctccaggacGTCaccattttgagctatacctcaatttatagggcaaaatatgcgtagtccctagccaagtccccgttcaaaatgtatgaaaacccgattttcaaaaactttatattttctaatgttttttgccttataaaccttccttgggtgaaaactaacagaacgaaacttagacgacccaaatcggaccatccgttcgcaagttatgcgcgg contains the following coding sequences:
- the LOC109430116 gene encoding uncharacterized protein LOC109430116, which codes for MFNEFKMNFKQILLVSCLLAVVSARCNHCERYSSKSSYRQRHVHHWHHHDPFVHFEVQEPKGLTVSIVRRSPNTTLFGIELYVNRSPKQSNENHCDVCQNTTSITFGKFIINDEEVLIKKGDVLYYHVLLGISTNVTRLHLQKMTVTASTINRCNCKAKSIPQVQPKTNPGSSDRRPAVGVRPTAADSQTSKYPFIVADDQLNEVSSEEQSPFGCDVDPVTHQCRIETKNDKHHTSHDLEREVEILEAIVEQMRKIICASRNTTNMIRLESASLSTKNMDQQKSVIRSAFSVNPEMKDMISHIRRVLPDGRSSNAVHLDMYSYVDKQKVLYHARMNNLNHISDYDSRQLE